Below is a window of Lodderomyces elongisporus chromosome 3, complete sequence DNA.
CACCGAGAacttaaaaaagaaacataagTGAGAGATACAGGCAGAGAGTAAATATCAATACTTGAAAGTCTAACAAGTACTAGTGATTTTCTCATGTTACGtttattattttgcaaatgttGACTATTCCAATGTATCCAACCACTTCTTGTGACTAACTTATGTTAAGAGGTAGAAATTTCAATTGACAATCAAACCCAGTTTGTTATTTGGTTGTATAGTCatcaataataaaaaacGTGCAAATCACGTGCATACACCTAGGGCTTTAACTATttactttctcttttttccattttcttgtttcttttttcttttatcaattctaaacaaaaaaaagggatgGACTCCAAAGAGAATTTGTTTACTTAAAGCTAGATACAGAATTAAAGAGTTTGTTCTTGTCCTTAACTCTAGCAGACAATAATAACGTCAGTCTTTGTTGAAAGCGAAGAGCATTGTAAGGAAGATTTGGTGTAGATTGATTGAGTTGGATTTagtatctttattttcttttttctgttgGTGTGTAGTATGATCCTGTAGTTAGTGCTCTGAAACTATTTTTGTGTCACAATGAGATTCatcaaaaaattttcagTATTCCATCGAAAGAGCGAGCGAGAGTGAGACAGCGAGAGTGAGGGAGACAAGAAatctgaaaaaaaatattggaaagaaaacattTCAAATAGGTTTtagtttctcttttttttttttttttcgtttttttaccttttatAACCAACCATCTTCAGTAATAGTCAATTAGTCAATCATGGGTGCCTACAAATATTTAGAGGAGttgcaaagaaagaagcaaTCCGATGTCATGAGATTCCTTTACAGGGTCAGATGTTGGGAATACAGACAAAAGAATGTCATCCACAGAGCTTCTAGACCATCAAGACCAGACAAGGCTAGAAGATTGGGTTACAAGGCCAAGCAAGGTTTTGTTATCTACAGAGTCAGAGTCAGAAGAGGTGGTAGAAAGAGACCAGTTCCAAAGGGTGCTACTTACGGTAAGCCAACCAACCAAGGTGTCAACCACTTGAAATACCAAAAATCATTGAGATCTACTGCCGAGGAAAGAGTTGGTAGAAGAGCTGCTAACTTGAGAGTTTTGAACTCATACTGGGTTAACCAAGACTCCACCTACAAGTACTTTGAAGTTATCTTGGTTGATCCTCAACACAAGGCTATCAGAAGAGACCCAAGATACAACTGGATCGCTAACGCTGTTCACAAACACAGAGAAGCTAGAGGTCTTACCTCTGCTGGTAAGAAATCCAGAGGTATCAACAAGGGTCACTTGTACAACAAGACCAGAGCCGGTAGAAGACACACCTGGAAGAAGCACAACACCTTGTCCTTGTGGAGATACAGATCATAAGTTCGTTGTTGAGCTCATGCTGCGAAAGTTTTTATCACAAAATTTTGTTGGCTGTTTAATATCTTGTATGAAACTCTATACATAgtgaattaaaaaatatattgcAGCAGTAACTCCTGTGCTGATCTTGTTAAACTTGCATTTTGATATgtattcttgtttctttccttcattCTCTCTAAGTTTTTACtggttttttcttctttttcttttttttttgtttttttttttttttgcatttcactaattttcatcttttgttTCGAAACAGGGTTGAAAAGGTAGATTTTCTTCCATCATTGATGCAAGTTAATTACGCTTATTTTCAAATGCTTACTAAATAGTAGTTGGATCTACAGTAACATGTACCAAAGTAATTGTCGTGGACTATGCCATTCATCGTGTTAGCTATATAAATTGAGTCATCGTTCCTAtattgttaattttactCTGTCTTTACTTACAATCACACGTTAATTAAGTTATGGTTCATATTGGATGTAAGGAGTCAATACtaattaaataaatttGTGAGTAGAGAAAATATGAACACAAAGAAGACGCAATCTAATTCCTTTTacattttctcttttttcttttccttttttttttctttctttctttttttgtcctcTCGCTTTTACTCCGTTTCCCCtaagatgaaaaaaaaaaaaaaatagaaggCGTATCAACTCTCCATTCTAATCAAGTTTGGGTCTCACGTTATCTCAAGCTGTTCGACGAAATCAATTGAAgaatactttttttctttttactttttcttattcttttcctttttttctttccttgcAAATATCAATTAgctttctttctccatTAGCTTCTTTCACTATTCAAtaccttttcctttatatattcatatatatatatttatttctttggGTTTTCTGAAATAATTTGCCAAAGAAAACACAAGAGGTTTCGAAACAACAGTACTTTTACATTTGTTGTTAGAATTGATTGATAGCATTCATTCCTAATAAGCATAAATTTCAAAGCagattatatatatatatatatatatatatacatatataaaagaaaatgaccGAGCACAAGCAAACAGCTATCTTGTCAGTCTACGACAAAACTGGTCTTTTGGATCTTGCCAAGGGATTGGTTGCCGCTAATGTGCGTATTTTGGCATCTGGTGGTACCGCCAAGTTGGTTCGTGAGGCTGGTTTCCCTGTGGAAGATGTTTCCTCAATCACCCACGCTCCAGAGATGTTAGGGGGAAGAGTTAAGACATTGCACCCTGCTGTCCATGGTGGTATTTTGGCAAGAAACTTGGAAAGTGACGAACAGGACTTGGCCGCACAAGGAATCGAGAAGGTTGATTACGTTGTTTGTAACTTGTACCCATTCAAGGAAACTGTTTCAAAGATTGCAGTCACAGTTGACGAAgcaattgaagaaattgatatTGGTGGAGTTACTTTGTTGAGAGCAGCAGCCAAGAACCACCAAAGAGTCACCATTTTGTCCGACCCTAAGGATTACTCTGGATTTTTGAGCGAGTTAAAAGAAGGGAAAATTACTACTGAAACTAGAAACAGACTAGCTTTGAAGGCATTCGAGCACACAGCCGATTACGATGTTGCCATTTCCGATTTCTTCAGAAAGCAATATGCTGAAGATGTTTCGCAATTGCCTTTGAGATACGGTGCCAACCCACACCAAAAGCCTGCTCAAGCTTTTGTTTCACAAGGTGAGTTGCCATTCAAGGTCTTGAACGGTTCTCCAGGATACATTAATTTATTGGATGCCTTAAACTCTTGGCCATTGGTTAAGGAGTTATCAGCTTCCTTAAACTTGCCAGCAGCTGCTTCATTTAAGCACGTTTCACCAGCAGGTGCCGCAATTGGTTTGCCATTATCAGATgtcgaaaagaaaatctaTTTTGTTGAAGACATTGAAAACTTGTCACCATTGGCCAATGCCTACGCCAGAGCGAGAGGTGCCGACAGGATGTCCTCATTTGGTGACTTTATTGCTCTTTCAAACATTGTTGATAAGCCAACTGCTCAAATCATCTCCAAGGAAGTTTCTGATGGTGTTATTGCTCCAGGATACTCGGATGAAGCTCTTGagcttttgaaaaagaagaaaggtgGTAAATATTGTGTGTTACAAATTGATCCAAACTTTACACCAgacaatttggaaaatagGCAAGTTTATGGTGTAACTTTAcagcaaaagagaaatgaTGCCATCATCAAAGGATCTTCATTTAAGGAAATCGTTTCTAGAAACAAGGACTTGACCGAACAAGGTGCTATTGATTTAACTCTCGCTACCATTGCCTTGAAATACACTCAGTCGAACTCAGTTTGTTATGCCAAGAATGGTATGGTTATTGGTTTGGGTGCTGGTCAACAGTCAAGAATCCACTGTACAAGACTTGCTGGTGACAAGGCTGACAACTGGTGGTTTAGACAACACCCAAGAGTTTTGGGTTTCAAATGGGCCAAGGGTGTCAAGAGACCTGAAAAATCCAATGCCATTGACTTGTACGTCTCCAACCAAATCCCAACCGAAGAACCAGAAAAGTCTGAATATGAGTCCAAGTTTGAAGAGGTGCCAAAGCCATTGacagaagaagagaggAAAGAATGGTTGAGCAAGTTGAACAATGTTGCGTTGTCTTCAGATGCATTCTTCCCATTCCCAGACAATGTTTACAGAGCTGCTAGATCAGGTGTCAAGTTCATTGCTGCTCCAAGTGGTTCAGTAATGGACAAGGCTGTTTTCAATGCTGCTGATGCCAATGACATTGTCTACGTTGAGAACCCAATCAGACTTTTCCACCACTAACCGAGTTGTTATTTATCTTTTAAATATATGCAAACTTCTTTATAATTGAATGAATGATATCAAGAaaataagagaaaaaaacaagaatctTAACCAATtaggaaatgaaaaaagaaaaccaatCTAACAACAAGAATCAACTACAAATAAAGTACAGTTGTagttgaaaaataatattgtAGAgtgttggaaaagaaaactaagAGAGAGTAGAATTCAAGTAGTAAAACTTGTGGAGAAAAGTAGCGCTACCCTTTACTTTagtattctattttttttatttttttgaaattaaagaaaaaaaataaaaaataaaaaaataaaaaaaaaatattaaaaaaaaaatatatatatatataaataaacatGCTCGTTAAGTACACCTACCTCATTAGCACACGTCAGTTTGTCGCGCCAGGTAACCCAAAGTACAACGAGAatgagagagagggagagagagaaagggagaaaagaagaaaaaaaaaagtcaacGGCGGTATTGacgatttgaaaaaaaaaagaccaaaaaaaaaagtacaaacGGTGTTGTTTCCGGAGAGTACACTGGTACCAAtttcattgacaattaaGATTCCAGATCCAATTCCAATTCCAATTCCACTGACCTCCCCACTTCACTGAATCACAATAGTTTTAAGCAATACTATAACTTCCATAAGCGAGACCATCATTGTCATCAGGACCATAGGGAAAGACTACTACCAGCACCATCACtaccaccatcaccagcaccagcaccaccgCCACCGCCACCGCGAACATAATAAcaacatacacatactagAACAATGTCTTCTTCTGAATACAATTATGACGAGGAAGGTGAGACCTGGcctttttttgtgttgGCATTATTAACATTTGTATTATTACCTCTAACAATTAAGTATGCCACACGTATTTTTTCACCTGATCCCGAAAAGATCAATGCAACAATTGAAGGCTCTATCAAAGAGAATGGTGAGTCAGTCAGGGTCCCCAACTTGGCTGCAATCAATGTTTATaagagcaagaaaaagTCGCTGAAAGTGTTCAACAAGACGCTCGTGTTGCTCATCATTGGATGGAGCTTGGTGATTTACGTTGGCAAATACTTGACCAAAGAAGCAAACATGACGGGAATGTTTGATCCTTATTCAATTTTGGATGTGTCTTTCTCAGCCAGTGAAAGGGAAATCAAAAGCCACTACAGAAAATTATCACTTAAGTACCACCCGGATAAGTTACCTAGGGACCTTACCGAGGAAGCaagattgaaaatggaACAAGAATATATTCGCTTGACTAGTGCGTACAAGGCTTTGACCGATGAAGCTACAAGAGAAAATTTTATTAGATATGGACATCCTGATGGTGAGCAACCTATAACGCATGGAATTGCTTTACCCAAATTTTTGGTGGAAGGCAAGTACTCTTCCATTGTTGTggtcttttattttgctcTCATTGGATTGCTCTTACCAATCATTGTTGGTAAATGGTGGAGCAATGTCAAGAGCCACACGAGAAAGGGATTACACGTCCAAACAGCTGGTGACTATGTACTCAAGTTTGCTGATAAAGACCCAGCAAAGATTATAACTCCAGACACAATCTTGGAATATGTTCTTGAAAGTCAAGAAGTTGACGAATTACTTCCCGGACTCAGTCtcaaggaaaagaaggctTTGGTTGAAGAGCATTTGAATAGAAAATTTGATTTGAACAATGATAAGCACGAGAGACAAAAAGTTGAACTAATCGCCATGTTGCCCTTTTTGGTTGATGGATTGATTGATATTGCAATTGCATTTAGACTACATGAAGTCATTTTTGCTGCAGAAGATTTGAAACGCGCAGTGATCCAAGCAGTGCCAATATCAGGGAAACATCAAGACATCTTACAACTTCCATTTGTTGACAAGGATGTTGTTCAGAAACAACCAGTAAAGAAATTGGGTAAATTGCTCACTTTATCTCAAGATGACGCAAAGAAGGCTCTTGGTATCACGAATGAGGcggatttgaaaaaagcaCTCAGGATTGCAGAGCTGCTTCCTACACTCAGAGTTATTGATGCAAAAGTCATGGTTCCTGGAGAAGAAGGTGTGCCTCCACATTCAAACGCGCATGTATCCATTAAATTTTTGGTTAAATCGCCTAGATTGAAATCGTGTCCGGAAATTGGTGAAGATGGGGACGATGAGAGGTtaaaagatgaagagacACTTGAGTACATGAAGAACCCAATGATTGTCAATGATAAGCAACCAACTTTACCCTTTGCATATGCTCCATACTTTCCACAATCAGTAAGAAACAAATGGTCATGTTATTTGATATCTCAAAgtgaaaacaaattagTTGATGGTAGCTCTTCGtacaatttggaaaagattGACTTATCTAACTTGAAACTTACTCAGGAAGAATGGGAGAAGGGGGAGAAGGTAACAATCAGTACTTACAAATTTCCATTACCAACTGCCGTGGGAAATGTTGGAAAGGTTTATT
It encodes the following:
- the RPL15B gene encoding 60S ribosomal protein L15B (BUSCO:EOG09264L0C), whose product is MGAYKYLEELQRKKQSDVMRFLYRVRCWEYRQKNVIHRASRPSRPDKARRLGYKAKQGFVIYRVRVRRGGRKRPVPKGATYGKPTNQGVNHLKYQKSLRSTAEERVGRRAANLRVLNSYWVNQDSTYKYFEVILVDPQHKAIRRDPRYNWIANAVHKHREARGLTSAGKKSRGINKGHLYNKTRAGRRHTWKKHNTLSLWRYRS
- the SEC63 gene encoding secretory subunit, giving the protein MSSSEYNYDEEGETWPFFVLALLTFVLLPLTIKYATRIFSPDPEKINATIEGSIKENGESVRVPNLAAINVYKSKKKSSKVFNKTLVLLIIGWSLVIYVGKYLTKEANMTGMFDPYSILDVSFSASEREIKSHYRKLSLKYHPDKLPRDLTEEARLKMEQEYIRLTSAYKALTDEATRENFIRYGHPDGEQPITHGIALPKFLVEGKYSSIVVVFYFALIGLLLPIIVGKWWSNVKSHTRKGLHVQTAGDYVLKFADKDPAKIITPDTILEYVLESQEVDELLPGLSLKEKKALVEEHLNRKFDLNNDKHERQKVELIAMLPFLVDGLIDIAIAFRLHEVIFAAEDLKRAVIQAVPISGKHQDILQLPFVDKDVVQKQPVKKLGKLLTLSQDDAKKALGITNEADLKKALRIAESLPTLRVIDAKVMVPGEEGVPPHSNAHVSIKFLVKSPRLKSCPEIGEDGDDERLKDEETLEYMKNPMIVNDKQPTLPFAYAPYFPQSVRNKWSCYLISQSENKLVDGSSSYNLEKIDLSNLKLTQEEWEKGEKVTISTYKFPLPTAVGNVGKVYYRLVMKNSTYYGADVDIPIDLEVTPVSKEKSLAGVKKLMETKQKESEADSDEEEYEDSDSDISDPEEDSLAGALAALRGEMSKKSAKAGKRSAHEQGSEDEGDDEEEEEEEEEEEEVFTDINTDTEDEAEDEAK
- the ADE17 gene encoding bifunctional phosphoribosylaminoimidazolecarboxamide formyltransferase/IMP cyclohydrolase, giving the protein MTEHKQTAILSVYDKTGLLDLAKGLVAANVRILASGGTAKLVREAGFPVEDVSSITHAPEMLGGRVKTLHPAVHGGILARNLESDEQDLAAQGIEKVDYVVCNLYPFKETVSKIAVTVDEAIEEIDIGGVTLLRAAAKNHQRVTILSDPKDYSGFLSELKEGKITTETRNRLALKAFEHTADYDVAISDFFRKQYAEDVSQLPLRYGANPHQKPAQAFVSQGELPFKVLNGSPGYINLLDALNSWPLVKELSASLNLPAAASFKHVSPAGAAIGLPLSDVEKKIYFVEDIENLSPLANAYARARGADRMSSFGDFIALSNIVDKPTAQIISKEVSDGVIAPGYSDEALELLKKKKGGKYCVLQIDPNFTPDNLENRQVYGVTLQQKRNDAIIKGSSFKEIVSRNKDLTEQGAIDLTLATIALKYTQSNSVCYAKNGMVIGLGAGQQSRIHCTRLAGDKADNWWFRQHPRVLGFKWAKGVKRPEKSNAIDLYVSNQIPTEEPEKSEYESKFEEVPKPLTEEERKEWLSKLNNVALSSDAFFPFPDNVYRAARSGVKFIAAPSGSVMDKAVFNAADANDIVYVENPIRLFHH